The DNA window TCTGCGCTGACGACGTCTTTGAGTGGCTGACGATTTCCTGCTTTCAGTGCTCGAGGGCGTTTAGAGGGCGTCGCACGAATGACGTGGTCGAGGCCCCAAAACATCTGATGTTTGAATGATGAGTGTTGGGTGATGTCATTTTGTGGCTCAACCTCACCAACACAGCCACTTGTATCTCCCGAATACGAACACCAAGCattccttctttttctctccctcACCTCAGCGCCTCAGACACTTACTTACAAGTACACCCACCAAAAGATGAATATATCTTCATGACGTGACTCTATCAGTAGTCCACTCTAGTCTAGTCCAGCATTGACTAGCAATCTCGTCGTTTTTCGGTCCCATCCGAATCACTACCGATCAGTGATCACCACAAGTATTCCTCTGATCTACGCTACCACTTTATCCTTGGCTGATGCTATGCCCAGAACTAACTATTCTGACTAGACCTTGGTTCGGCAACTGAAACCCGGATCCTAAGACAATCTCATTCATTCACGCATTCACTGTCTATGTCTACCGAACTCATCATGTCTCGACAAACAGTCTCAGAAAACCATTACGCAAACCATTCTTGGCCCAGCAATTGATTTGGTTTGACTCGACTTGGAGGCCCCAGAGAGACGCCCAGACATGTTTCGGCCTTGGCAACTCCGTTTCAAATCGCCAAGTTGACGCCCAAATCATTGGCCCAGCATTATCCTCATCCGTCAACCATGAAGTCCGACAAGGATAACAACAAAAAATCATCCATTATCATTATTAACCCGCAAATTTGTCATATATTCTAAATATGTCCTCCAATCAAGCCATGTCCTCGACTTTCTTAGGGGGCATGTAGCTTTCTCGGGGTCCGTATACCACTGTCACAGTCGTCGTCTGCACAATCGCcagctcctcatcgtcactgCCGTCCTTGCATACATCCCAGGTTCGAGTCTCCACTGCTGAACTGCCGAACTTCTTGATCGACTCTTGTCTCCGCAGTTGCCTGATTGTTTCATCTCTCTCCTCATCCGGAGTATATACCGTGACTTCTGTCCTCACAGGCTGCGCTCTGGCAATGGTTTTGAGATCAAATCCGGAATCCACAGTCGGACTATCGAGCTTTCCTCTTCTCGATTTCGTGCCAACAGTTTCTATCGCCTGGAAGGGGTGTTTTCTCGTCCCTTTGCTACTCTCGATATCGCCACATGGTCCTCGTTCGCCAATAAGTATTGGTGCGACGCGATAGAAAAAGCATCGGAGAGTCGTCAGCGATGCGCAGATAATCAAAAGATTCGCTTCGATGAAACTGTTTCTAGAGTCAGCAACTGCTCTTCCAAGAGTCCGAGTACACTTACACCCAGACTATCGCGCCGGAAATAATCCAACTGACGTCGACAGCGCCAAAGATTGGAACCAGGAGTACTAGTCGTATTACTGAAGTAACTAGTGTTCTATGCCAAGTTGTCAGCACATATTCTATCATGCTTACCCCAGCTTCACTTACGCAGAACCGATGGCAAACAGTACAACAAGGCCAGCCTTTTGTCGCCGAGGTATCTGCGAGCGCAGAACCATAGGCAAGGGCATTATCAGGAGGATAAGGTCTGACAAAATTCCAAGACCTGCTGTACAAATATATACCGCCGGTCGGTTCACGCATTTCCCCTCAAGCATCGTGTGGTTCCAGCTTTTCTCAAACGGGACACAACCGAAAAGGATAACGAGCGTGATGGCCAGGTTGTAGCCTACAACAAGAAAGAGGACGACGTATACGCTCCATCGCCACCATCGCTGTGGTGAAAGCTTCTGGTAAAATAGCGCCAGCGCCATCTTGGAGAAGGCGGTGCATACTGCATACAGGATCGGAACGATGAAGGAGAGCTTGAATATTTGTGTCAGCAAAGTCAAAGAAGGGTGAATGAGTGTCCCTTACCAGGTTTCCGGTGTTGAACTTGGTGAGAGGAATCTCCCATGTATGCACGCCTGTTATTCCAAGGAAGAATCCCACTACCCATAGTCAGTATAAGTTGCAAAGTTGAACTTTTGGTGACAACTTACGAAGTGAGACGACTTGCACACCGATGGAAAAAATCCACCCTATCAAAAGACATGCTGCTTTGTCTCAGCACGCGATACACTCATGAGAATAGATAAAGTCCTTACCAGTCTCCAACTCTAGTTTGCGTAATATCCATACTTTTACGTATAGATATTGCAGAACGAAAAAGAAAGCAACGCCCATGCCGACACTCGAAGCCACATATGCTTCTATTTCGTGCCGTCTCTGGGGGTGTTCAAAGTTGACTACATAGCCCTCCGGAGGCGGTATAGCGACCGGAACGCCGTTGATTACCGGCATGACGCTTCGGTGGCCAGCGAGGCAGTCAGGGGTATTATGTTTCAAGGTCGGAGAAATCGCAAATCTTTGGTGTGTTCTTGGAAAGAATGGAAGGAAATTTATACGTAAGTATGCCCTAGGTCCGGCCCGTTCTGATTGGGAAAAAAGTGTCAAGTAGATGGATAGTTGAGATAAAAGAATGTACTCTGTGCCTCGATCTCAGATCGGGTTGTATCAAAAATAAAGCAATGAAATGGTATCACAAAAAAGATTGGCCAGGCGCAAACAATACGCtcaaaaagaataataacaGAATGGaagaattaaaaagaaagagataTACAAGCCAAGCCCAGTCAGTCAATGACGAAGAAATGGAGGAAAGTGAAGACACAATATGCGACATTTAGGCCTTTAAACATGTAGCTCAAACCAGCACAACCCATCTAACGCTCCGACCAGTTTCCCTTTGAAACAATGGCTTCGGTTCGGTCAAACCGTTTACCTTACTTTCGCTCCCCCCAAACACCCGGAGATTTGCAGACTCGGGCCACCTGGTGATCTGGGATTCTGCTGCCGAAAACCTGCGGTACTGAATGGGCAACTGAACTCAGTGTTTAAAACAGAATAACTAGGCGACTAGGCCAGATCAAGCAAACCATTAGATCCACAGAAGAACGATCCACGGTTCGGATGGTCTGTCCGGAAGTAGACTTGAGAAACAAACTAAGGCACAGACTATTTTTGATGTGCCTGCCGGAGTCTGGTTAATAGGAGAAGATGCTGGTTACCCCTGTGATAGAACATAGCAGATATCGAGTTGTTACTGCACTGCATCACGGTAGTAGAAGTATTTGAAATAGTCACAGTTGAGTGGTCACTCATGACAGACTGATGATATTGACAGTATCATAGCAAGTAACTTAATCCATTCTTCGAAAACTGCCCTATAAAAGCCGACAGACTAACTAATCAGTAGCGCAGGGCTGAAGAAGTTCTAGCGGGGACACCTAGTCTACTCTACTCTAGTGCTCAGTTCTCTACAGCTTAGTTATTCATATCTCCAACTGTCGTCGTTTCAACTAGAGTCTCCCGTAATGCAATGTAAATCTATCTTGCCTTTTACAACAAACGCGATTGGCTCAGCTGAACTTCGAACCAACATATGGAGTATCTAGTCATGAACCTTTGATGCGATTGGTAGATCATTTTAATTTAGCGAGAAGCGCGGATGGGAGTTGTTCATCCTGTGATGTGGAGATGCTATGTTTTAAGATCAAGATGGCGCGtgctttcttcttcttcctttcttcgTTGTTTATCCTTAATTCCCTCTACGAGTCAAGTAAGTCAAGTAATTACAAGACTTGTTCATACTTAATGCATACTATTTTCGGAAAAGCGTTTCTCGTAATGTCGGCTCCGTTGCGAATTCTATCTAACCTCACTAAAGTCATTCCTCCCCCAGAACTCTTTGATGCTCCACGACTCTGCGAAACATGTACCAATTTCGCAAACAAGTTTCATGGGGAAACTATACCCGGATACCCGTATCTGCATGTATAGCTTCAAAGGTTGATAGAGTAGATGACGAGTTCGATATCCTATTCGATTTGTGCAACAGCTGCCACACACAATGATAAGTCTTTCACAAAGCGAAAGTAGCCGAGAAGCCATTCAACGGTATAGGGTAACCATACTGAAAAGTGATAGAAAGGACCCTAAGGATTGTAAATACGATTATTGATATCACATTGTGCAAAGAAAGGCACAGTTGAGGGTTGTTGCATTAAAGTGTTTAATGTTCCCCATTTCTCCAAGAACTGATGATACATCAATATTGATTCTTATATAGTTTTTCTAGAACATGCAATAGTTGACGTATGACCGTTCCTTTATTGTGGCATGCCAAACCGTTGATCGGCTTATCAACTCAAATTCCCAACGTCATGGCATCAAACCGCCACAAAGGCGGCTGAAACTCAAACTGAACGCCTTTTCATAAATTCTCACCTTATTCTTTCTACTTCAATCCTACAGCTTGAGACCGAAACAGTTGGCGTAATACGTGACTGTCGCACTCCAATCCGAGAAAACTCCAACAACGCCAATCTCACGAAATACATCCAGCAACTTGAAAATGTCACCGTCGTTGTTCACGATCTTGGC is part of the Fusarium poae strain DAOMC 252244 chromosome 4, whole genome shotgun sequence genome and encodes:
- a CDS encoding hypothetical protein (TransMembrane:7 (o32-53i65-88o108-131i143-168o188-213i225-251o257-279i)), encoding MPVINGVPVAIPPPEGYVVNFEHPQRRHEIEAYVASSVGMGVAFFFVLQYLYVKVWILRKLELETACLLIGWIFSIGVQVVSLLGFFLGITGVHTWEIPLTKFNTGNLLSFIVPILYAVCTAFSKMALALFYQKLSPQRWWRWSVYVVLFLVVGYNLAITLVILFGCVPFEKSWNHTMLEGKCVNRPAVYICTAGLGILSDLILLIMPLPMVLRSQIPRRQKAGLVVLFAIGSATLVTSVIRLVLLVPIFGAVDVSWIISGAIVWVFIEANLLIICASLTTLRCFFYRVAPILIGERGPCGDIESSKGTRKHPFQAIETVGTKSRRGKLDSPTVDSGFDLKTIARAQPVRTEVTVYTPDEERDETIRQLRRQESIKKFGSSAVETRTWDVCKDGSDDEELAIVQTTTVTVVYGPRESYMPPKKVEDMA